The window AGTCACCGCACCGGTGGAGAAAGGCCAGCGGATGGGCGAAATCATCTGGATTGTGGACGGAGCGGTGAAAGGCTCAACACCCCTAGTGGCGGCCAAACGGGTGGAATATGCCAGCTGGCTCCGTCGGCTCCTCCCTTATTGAGCGAGGCGCCTGGTCATGAGGCCGTCCGACCTTTCCTCGAGCCAATCCCTCCGCTCCCAGCTCCAGACCGATGAGCTCCAACCGGCTGAAGCCATTGGCCCGGTGTTGGCTATTCTCACCGAAGCGGCCCGTCGTTGGCAGGTGCCCGTCGTCACCGAGATGGCTCGAACCCGGCGAGACCCCTTCCGGGTGCTGATCGCCTGTGTTCTGAGCTCGCGCACTAAGGACGAGGTAACTGGTGAGGCCGCCCAACGCCTCTTCGCCGCCGCCGACGGGCCCGAATCCCTCGAAGCCCTAGGACAGCGGCGAATCGCCAAGCTAATCTACCCCGTGGGCTTCTACAACACCAAGGCCCGCCATATCGTGTTGATTTGCCGAGAGCTCCGAAGACGGTGGGAGGGCCGCGTTCCCGAGGAGATGGAGGAGCTCCTCTCGTTGCCTGGCGTGGGCCGCAAGACGGCGAATCTGGTTCTCACCCAAGGTTTTGGCGCCCC is drawn from Nitrospinota bacterium and contains these coding sequences:
- a CDS encoding endonuclease III; this encodes MRPSDLSSSQSLRSQLQTDELQPAEAIGPVLAILTEAARRWQVPVVTEMARTRRDPFRVLIACVLSSRTKDEVTGEAAQRLFAAADGPESLEALGQRRIAKLIYPVGFYNTKARHIVLICRELRRRWEGRVPEEMEELLSLPGVGRKTANLVLTQGFGAPGICVDTHVHRITNRLGYVRTSTPEQTEFALREKLPPEYWIVINDLLVAFGQHCCTPISPHCSTCPVSARCWRVGVERSR